The segment TCCGCCAGGGTTCGGGGTAGCACTCTTCGAGAGACCCGAACGGGCTCTCTACGAATTGCCCTCGCTGAAAAAAATCCTGGTAGTTGCGCTTGAAGACTTCGAAGTCTGCTTGCTTTTCTGGCGATGGCTTATCGCAGAGCACCACGAGCTGGTTGCGGTATACCGGGGTGTGGGCGAGAGGGACGAACACACGATTGATGGCCTCCATCGAGCGTCCCTGGGTCTTGTGGTCGCCCTCGGAACGAATGAGTTTGACGTGGGGCTTGTCGGCATAGAAGCGGCGCATGACCAAACCAAGGAACAGGTCCTCGGAGGCACCTTCAACGATAATGAAATTCTGCGGGAAGAGGAGGTCGGCAGGAGATCCACCCAGCAGCTCGTATACGAGATCCGGCTTGTCTTGCTCGGTGATGGGGCGAATCTGTGTGGCTCCATCCTTCTTCTCGACACGCCAGAGCGTCTGTTGGTTGTGGTCGTCGGTCACCAAGACGGAAGAGTGCGTGTTGATGAACACCTGGTCGCCGTTGGCCACAAGCTCCATGAGTGCCTGTTTGAGCTGTCGCTGGGCAGTGGGGTGGAGGTGGAGTTCTGCTTCATCGATGAGGAAGAGGAAGCACTTGCCGCCATCATCACTCTCACGTCGATGGTCCGAGTAGGCCTTCAAGATGGCAAGCATAAGGGCTCGCTGCATGCCGTCGCCTTTTTCCTCGGCCGACGTCTCGATTCCATCGTTCACCGACGTCTCAAAGGACTTCAAAAGCTCATCGAACATCGGCGGCTTCACCCCGAAGCCCACCTTGCTGCATTCGGGGAACTGCTGCTCCAAGTGTTCACGCACCTTGCCTGCTAAGCGGTCAAGCTCCTGCTTCACTTCCGACTTGTCATGCGTGAACAGCTCGTCGAACTTCTCCTTGAACTCGCGATATTTTTCGCTCTTCTCGAGGATGGCGTTGAGCACCCCTGACAACATCTCACCGATGGGTGTCTTCTTCCCCCACTTGGAGACTTCGTTGAGCGAAGTCCGTGTCGATACGTATTGAAGGCGTGGGACACAATCGTTGAAGGCTTTGTCGAAGCCTGCGAAGTTTTTCTGAGTCCATTGTTCCTTCTTCTCGTCCCATAGCTGACGCTTCGAGGGGTCCTCTGCCGTGGTCCGCCTTACCTTGATGACATCTTGCCCATCGGCAAATTTTTCGAACTTCGCCTTCGTCCCTTCGTTGACAACGAGCGTGTGCAGAATTTTGTGTAACCGGGATTCGAGTTACAGCTGAGGGAGTCGTTCCTCGAACTGGATCGTAAAGCGGTTGAGCGCGGCCTTCCAATCACGGATCGGCAGCGTCCATTTCTTGCTGATGTTGCGCAGGGCCAGATAGAACAGCTTCACCAGTGCCTCGTCGCTCGGGAAGGCCCCGCGGTGCTTGGTCAGCTTGCGCAGGCTCATGTTCACCGACTCGATGGCGTTGGTCGTGTAGATCACCTTGCGGATCTCTGGCGGGTAGTCGAAGAACGGGATCAGGCGCGGCCAGTTGCGTCGCCAGGACTGCCCGATCGGCAGGTATTCCTTGTCCCAGCGGGCCTCGAACTCGGCGAGCCGCTGCTCGGCCTCCTCGGCGGTGGCACAGGTGTAGATGCGCTTGAGGTCGGCGGCCACCTCCGGCCGTCGCTTCCACGACACGTAGTTCAGGCTGTGCCGCACCATGTGTACGAGGCACAACTGCACCGTCGTGTGCGGGAATACGGTCTCGATCGCTTCGGGGAAACCCTTCAGGCCGTCGACGCAGGCGATGAAGATGTCCTGCACCCCGCGGTTGCGCAGCTCGGTCACCACCTGCAGCCAGAACTTGGCGCCCTCGGTCTGCGCCAGCCACAGCCCAAGGACCTCCTTCTCGCCGGCCATGGTGATGCCAATGGCCAGGTAGACCGCCTTCACCCGCACCGCGCCCTCGCGCACCTTCACATGGATGCAGTCCAGGTAGACGATCGGATACACCGGATCGAGCGGCCGGCCTTGCCAGGCCTTCACCTCGTCGATCACTGCATCGGTGACCGAGGAGATCAGGCTCGGCGAGACCTCCGTGCCATACATCTCTTCCAGGTGCGCCTGGATCTCGCGCACCGTCATGCCGCGGGCGTAGAGCGACAGGATCTTGTCGTCGAAGCCGCTCCAGCGAGTCTGGTGCTTGGGA is part of the Dyella thiooxydans genome and harbors:
- a CDS encoding IS256 family transposase yields the protein MSPRKHEVPDELLSSLLANYKKPEDLIGENGLLKQLTKLLVEKALDAEMTEHLGHDKHEPVANPAGNTRNGRSRKTLKGEFGELPIEIPRDRHGSFEPKLIPKHQTRWSGFDDKILSLYARGMTVREIQAHLEEMYGTEVSPSLISSVTDAVIDEVKAWQGRPLDPVYPIVYLDCIHVKVREGAVRVKAVYLAIGITMAGEKEVLGLWLAQTEGAKFWLQVVTELRNRGVQDIFIACVDGLKGFPEAIETVFPHTTVQLCLVHMVRHSLNYVSWKRRPEVAADLKRIYTCATAEEAEQRLAEFEARWDKEYLPIGQSWRRNWPRLIPFFDYPPEIRKVIYTTNAIESVNMSLRKLTKHRGAFPSDEALVKLFYLALRNISKKWTLPIRDWKAALNRFTIQFEERLPQL
- a CDS encoding AAA family ATPase encodes the protein MLSGVLNAILEKSEKYREFKEKFDELFTHDKSEVKQELDRLAGKVREHLEQQFPECSKVGFGVKPPMFDELLKSFETSVNDGIETSAEEKGDGMQRALMLAILKAYSDHRRESDDGGKCFLFLIDEAELHLHPTAQRQLKQALMELVANGDQVFINTHSSVLVTDDHNQQTLWRVEKKDGATQIRPITEQDKPDLVYELLGGSPADLLFPQNFIIVEGASEDLFLGLVMRRFYADKPHVKLIRSEGDHKTQGRSMEAINRVFVPLAHTPVYRNQLVVLCDKPSPEKQADFEVFKRNYQDFFQRGQFVESPFGSLEECYPEPWRKTAEQVKTMKSGEKTALAKEVGANISKEQFEGEMAHVFASLTKAWTNAHK